In Zingiber officinale cultivar Zhangliang chromosome 1A, Zo_v1.1, whole genome shotgun sequence, a genomic segment contains:
- the LOC122005201 gene encoding formin-1-like yields MASPSILPSLAAVYYPSSSTFDELDRDDLRYTYGVEDDAQVIIPTGIHQFFNPPAGSSTFFKEQFVAGLRLPIHPFFSDICRYFRIPLGQLTPNSIRILYGFVVICDRRRHRAPRPVPDSGPSSIPSPPPAAAASPPPPIVTPPPIPSQVNDPPTSSDIQVEPPLAQPSTSQEPQGDEAGPSERPSVTPPVAPSQGPSSAPSGSTAEPSAPLGSAAGPSEPPPITHHCYCTTVPSKERLWSRADVPTSSLKIKGRLATLWEESIQHMDFLPPLAQMDKFVELYIKNKVLRDQVAELELQLNDPAQASHALRAEIKDLTKKKNSLEVSLALANHELKDLREKQSRVDIVHQQSINQQALKHQRAMEQLAQKLRAAETLARNKIRS; encoded by the exons ATGGCGTCCCCCTCTATTCTTCCTTCTTTGGCGGCGGTGTACTACCCGAGCTCGTCCACTTTCGATGAATTGGATCGGGATGACCTGCGCTATACTTACGGAGTTGAGGATGACGCGCAAGTGATTATCCCCACTGGAATACATCAATTCTTCAATCCCCCTGCTGGCTCTAGCACCTTCTTTAAAGAGCAATTTGTGGCGGGCCTTCGTCTTCCTATCCACCCTTTCTTTTCCGACATATGCCGCTACTTCCGAATTCCCCTGGGACAACTGAcacccaactccataaggatccTCTATGGCTTTGTAGTGATATGTGAT AGACGTCGACACCGAGCCCCTCGTCCGGTGCCCGACTCAGGTCCATCGTCtatcccctctcctcctccagccGCAGCtgcctctcctccacctcccatTGTGACTCCGCCTCCAATCCCGAGCCAGGTAAATGATCCCCCTACTTCGTCTGATATTCAGGTCGAGCCTCCGTTGGCTCAACCTTCCACATCGCAGGAACCTCAAGGCGACGAAGCTGGCCCCTCAGAACGCCCTTCAGTTACCCCACCTGTAGCACCTTCTCAGgggccttcttcagctccttctggcTCAACTGCTGAGCCCTCAGCTCCTCTTGGCTCAGCTGCCggtccctcagaaccacccccGATTACTCATCACTGTTACTGTACTACTGTCCCTTCTAAGGAGAGGTTATGGTCACGAGCAGATGTTCCCACCAGCTCCCTCAAGATAAAAGGTCGTCTAGCCACTCTATGGGAAGAAAGCATACAGCACATGGACTTCTTGCCTCCCCTAGCCCAGATGGACAAATTCGTAGAGTTGTATATCAAG AATAAGGTGTTGCGGGACCAGGTTGCCGAACTGGAACTGCAATTGAATGATCCTGCCCAAGCTAGTCATGCTTTACGGGCCGAGATAAAAGATTTGACCAAAAAGAAGAATAGTCTGGAAGTATCCCTAGCGCTGGCCAACCATGAACTTAAAGATCTCCGGGAAAAGCAAAGCCGAGTCGATATTGTGCACCAGCAGAGTATAAATCAACAAGCTTTAAAACATCAACGAGCTATGGAACAATTGGCTCAGAAGTTGCGTGCTGCCGAGACTTTGGCCAGGAACAAGATAAGAAGTTGA